A portion of the Legionella antarctica genome contains these proteins:
- a CDS encoding AAA family ATPase, producing the protein MKNKAGVEYIRALIGRGESVLRQIEESGRTPNNKKILDRRWSLKEAAELVDRSSSSILKIQNQLIADGLLDNLEKYESTNRISGYTLKQINQFRSHFKTFPRRDSSVDDCLILAIQTFKGGVGKSVTSVATAQYFATMGYRVLFIDMDSQASSTSSFGYIPDRDIDDNSTLLPYFKGERDSLHYCIRKTYWEGLDIIPSNLQLYNLELGIAEQIRDLPTIEKNYVFTELKQGIDTVKDSYDLVIIDSPPALGFTSMNILCAADAIIVPTPPALYEFSSTVQYLRMIENVIEMINSEKEYRFIKILATDVFPNQINHREFLPIMQDVFGYHMMSKYFLHTTEIGNAAIDFQTALEVRRPQKRALNIINSFCKEIEVEIWKTWPSKFKKLEKEGKFVLGGENVYA; encoded by the coding sequence ATGAAAAATAAAGCTGGTGTTGAATATATAAGAGCATTAATAGGTCGTGGAGAAAGTGTTTTACGACAAATAGAAGAAAGTGGAAGGACACCAAATAATAAAAAAATCTTGGACAGAAGATGGTCATTGAAAGAAGCTGCTGAATTGGTAGATAGATCCAGCAGTTCTATTCTTAAAATACAAAATCAACTGATTGCTGATGGACTTCTTGATAATCTTGAAAAATATGAATCAACAAATCGGATTTCTGGTTATACATTAAAACAGATAAATCAATTTAGAAGCCATTTCAAAACTTTCCCAAGAAGAGATTCATCTGTAGATGATTGTTTAATTTTGGCCATTCAAACCTTTAAAGGCGGCGTTGGAAAATCAGTGACCAGTGTTGCCACAGCGCAATATTTTGCTACCATGGGTTATAGGGTTTTATTTATAGACATGGACTCACAAGCGTCTTCTACTAGCAGCTTTGGTTATATTCCTGATCGTGACATTGATGACAATAGTACATTGTTACCATATTTCAAGGGAGAAAGAGATAGTCTGCATTATTGTATTAGGAAAACATATTGGGAAGGATTAGATATTATTCCATCAAATTTACAACTTTATAATCTTGAGCTTGGTATAGCAGAACAAATCAGAGATTTACCAACAATTGAAAAAAATTATGTTTTTACAGAGCTTAAGCAAGGAATTGATACAGTTAAAGATTCATATGATTTAGTTATTATAGATAGCCCACCTGCACTAGGCTTTACTTCGATGAATATTTTATGTGCCGCAGATGCCATTATTGTTCCAACGCCTCCTGCACTTTATGAGTTTAGCTCCACTGTTCAATATCTTAGAATGATAGAAAATGTTATTGAAATGATAAATTCTGAAAAAGAATATAGATTTATTAAAATCTTAGCCACAGATGTTTTTCCAAATCAAATTAATCATAGAGAATTTCTACCTATTATGCAGGACGTATTTGGTTATCATATGATGAGTAAATATTTTTTACATACTACTGAAATAGGTAATGCAGCCATTGATTTTCAAACTGCACTAGAGGTGCGAAGACCACAAAAAAGAGCTCTTAATATTATTAATTCTTTTTGTAAGGAGATTGAAGTAGAAATATGGAAAACCTGGCCAAGCAAATTTAAGAAATTAGAAAAAGAAGGAAAATTTGTGTTAGGAGGTGAAAATGTCTACGCGTAA
- the traK gene encoding type-F conjugative transfer system secretin TraK → MHKSLYYKVKKIVTLISLLSTGLACAGASPSVIVFEEGEQFNLSLSSINFNRVFVEGETIIKLSYPQGSLTVDKSEMDKPEITEGSVYIKPNFEVPITLFLTTDKGRHVSLTLTPDESSGKTLRLIAKAQTQSNYVKPNTPDVTEVDAAMAAMRAGESPKDFNAQRVIPSPFYIKKDIKVTLEKQYQGARLTGYVYRLENKSNHEIALTTDLFSHRFAQSLSLSDEALLPKKVAYLYGLYRNQG, encoded by the coding sequence ATGCATAAGTCACTCTATTATAAAGTCAAAAAAATCGTTACTTTGATAAGCCTTCTTTCCACAGGACTTGCTTGTGCGGGGGCTTCCCCTTCCGTCATCGTCTTTGAAGAAGGGGAGCAATTTAACCTGTCCTTATCGAGCATTAACTTTAATAGGGTGTTTGTTGAGGGTGAAACCATTATTAAATTAAGTTATCCGCAAGGTTCGCTTACGGTAGATAAAAGCGAGATGGACAAGCCTGAAATTACTGAGGGCTCTGTGTATATAAAACCCAATTTTGAAGTTCCAATTACGCTATTTCTTACCACAGACAAAGGGCGTCACGTGTCACTGACCTTAACTCCCGATGAATCGTCTGGAAAAACATTGCGGCTTATTGCGAAAGCTCAAACCCAATCAAACTACGTTAAGCCTAACACCCCTGATGTAACGGAAGTTGATGCGGCAATGGCGGCCATGAGAGCAGGAGAAAGTCCAAAGGACTTTAATGCACAACGCGTCATTCCAAGCCCTTTTTATATTAAAAAAGACATCAAAGTAACCCTTGAAAAACAATACCAAGGGGCGCGCTTAACAGGCTATGTCTATCGGTTGGAAAATAAATCCAATCATGAAATAGCCCTTACTACGGATTTATTTTCTCACCGATTCGCGCAATCGCTGTCATTGAGTGACGAGGCGCTTTTGCCAAAAAAAGTCGCTTATTTATATGGGTTGTACCGCAATCAAGGTTAG
- a CDS encoding ParB/RepB/Spo0J family partition protein, with the protein MSTRKKRSLSGVIANDLDVAGINNKIILPATSRTLNQDKKNNHSEAVRGTEFLVEPSDCRPWKFHNRDNVWMNVDKCQDLISSIRKNGQKVPIFARKIENDPDGKNWEIIAGRRRWFACNHLGIKIRVKATDANDRECAILMNLENKDRNDISEFEDAISFKQQLEANLFDSQDEMAIALDLKKSKLSKMLSAAKIVEYKEIIDLFKDITLLKINPVYSLVLLLEKSSMNEELIIKKAEYLRDVISSRKSPIKTNVIINELIGSVGYEDKKKNKTYRTFKLDEKIIIKTNEITSRKVVFELNKLNLINFSPEEIKNVVLEALNEYMVEHSVS; encoded by the coding sequence ATGTCTACGCGTAAGAAAAGATCTCTTTCTGGTGTCATAGCTAATGATTTAGATGTAGCAGGAATTAATAATAAAATTATACTACCTGCTACATCAAGGACTTTGAATCAAGATAAAAAAAACAATCATAGTGAGGCAGTTAGAGGAACAGAATTTTTAGTTGAACCATCTGATTGTCGCCCTTGGAAATTTCATAATAGAGATAATGTTTGGATGAATGTAGATAAATGCCAAGATCTTATTTCTTCTATTAGAAAGAATGGACAAAAAGTTCCTATATTTGCACGAAAAATAGAGAATGATCCTGATGGGAAAAATTGGGAAATTATTGCAGGAAGAAGAAGATGGTTTGCATGTAATCATTTGGGTATAAAAATTCGCGTTAAAGCAACAGATGCTAATGATCGTGAATGTGCAATTTTAATGAATTTAGAAAATAAAGATAGAAATGATATTAGTGAGTTTGAAGATGCTATAAGTTTCAAACAACAACTGGAAGCTAATTTATTTGATAGTCAAGATGAGATGGCTATAGCCCTAGATCTTAAAAAGAGTAAGCTGTCTAAAATGTTATCTGCTGCTAAAATTGTAGAATACAAAGAAATTATAGATCTTTTTAAAGATATTACCCTATTAAAAATTAACCCAGTATATTCTCTAGTTTTATTGTTAGAAAAAAGCAGTATGAATGAAGAACTCATAATTAAGAAAGCAGAATATTTGAGGGATGTAATATCAAGTAGAAAATCACCAATAAAAACTAATGTTATTATTAATGAATTAATAGGTTCAGTAGGTTATGAAGATAAAAAGAAAAATAAAACTTATAGGACGTTTAAGTTGGATGAAAAAATAATAATTAAGACAAACGAGATAACTTCGAGAAAAGTTGTTTTCGAACTTAATAAATTGAATTTAATCAACTTTAGCCCTGAAGAAATCAAAAACGTTGTATTAGAAGCATTAAATGAGTACATGGTTGAACACTCAGTTTCATAA
- a CDS encoding type IV conjugative transfer system protein TraE, protein MNTSFRNNAIAKNRLLLKLTLIWALSSTLAVIVLAGLNFYTLLHRQVHWLPVCTGEEFSIGDRAYSPEYLKEMTQKVADLRLTYNPETIDARYMILTHLIPANYQESFARLLDAERKTVHEKNVSSVFYGEKVLVDVTKNQGQIEGLLHRTSHGLQLKPQHKVYRFQFSYKNGLLNLASIQEIHNA, encoded by the coding sequence ATGAATACTTCTTTTCGTAATAATGCCATTGCAAAGAACAGGCTTTTATTAAAGCTGACTTTGATTTGGGCGCTATCGAGCACCTTGGCCGTGATAGTCCTTGCCGGCTTAAATTTTTATACCCTGTTACACCGTCAAGTTCATTGGTTGCCGGTGTGTACGGGTGAGGAATTTAGCATAGGGGACAGGGCTTATTCACCAGAATACTTAAAAGAGATGACTCAAAAAGTGGCTGATTTACGCCTTACCTACAATCCAGAAACGATAGATGCACGCTATATGATATTGACCCATCTAATTCCCGCCAATTATCAGGAATCTTTTGCCAGGCTGTTGGATGCCGAGCGTAAAACCGTGCATGAAAAAAACGTAAGTTCTGTGTTTTATGGTGAAAAAGTGTTGGTTGATGTCACTAAAAATCAAGGGCAAATCGAAGGGCTTTTGCATCGCACAAGCCATGGCCTTCAATTAAAGCCGCAGCATAAAGTCTATCGATTTCAGTTTTCATATAAAAATGGACTTTTGAATCTTGCGTCCATTCAGGAGATACATAATGCATAA
- a CDS encoding VUT family protein, which translates to MKDKESKTPQFYMRPRNYNQYNYVYFFMMLFITIFIVCDITAFRMTNLFGTVVPVSGLIIPVVFSLGDLTAEVYGYQISRKLIWNALVCQFIFGILITLAVNFPSPTDNIDNIHYNEAFKHIIRTNITSCISVSSGMFTNAFLMSKFKIWVNGKSFWIRTVLSSSISEFVLCFVAYTTLYVGLKSPIEIWKIILSVWYYKLIFALLAAPIVSIIASKVKKWEKSDVFDHGVNYNPFLYNYNADNKATNNIGLI; encoded by the coding sequence GTGAAAGATAAAGAATCTAAAACACCGCAATTTTATATGCGTCCAAGAAATTACAATCAGTATAACTATGTGTATTTTTTTATGATGCTATTTATAACTATTTTTATAGTTTGTGATATAACAGCATTTAGGATGACTAATTTATTTGGAACTGTTGTACCTGTTAGCGGACTAATTATCCCAGTTGTTTTCTCATTAGGTGATTTAACTGCGGAGGTTTATGGTTACCAAATTTCAAGAAAATTAATTTGGAATGCTCTTGTTTGTCAGTTTATATTTGGAATTTTAATTACGTTGGCAGTAAATTTTCCTAGTCCGACAGATAACATAGATAACATTCATTATAATGAAGCTTTTAAACATATTATTAGAACTAATATTACAAGTTGCATATCAGTATCCAGCGGAATGTTCACGAATGCATTTTTAATGTCAAAGTTTAAAATATGGGTGAATGGAAAAAGTTTTTGGATAAGGACAGTTTTGTCTAGTTCAATTAGTGAATTTGTTCTTTGCTTTGTGGCCTATACCACATTGTATGTGGGTTTAAAAAGCCCAATTGAAATATGGAAAATAATTCTTAGTGTTTGGTATTACAAGCTAATATTTGCTCTATTAGCAGCTCCTATAGTTTCAATTATTGCTTCAAAAGTAAAAAAATGGGAAAAAAGTGATGTATTTGACCATGGAGTAAATTACAACCCTTTTTTGTATAATTATAATGCTGACAATAAGGCTACCAACAACATTGGATTAATATAA
- a CDS encoding complement resistance protein TraT — MNQNKKIISNVLLAGTIAVLTGCAATQTALEHRTLEVSTKQSETVFLDPVSKAKKTIYVSIKNTSDESIDITPQLKTALSNQGYRVVSQPNLAHYLLQANILKVGKMSIAASQSALGGGYGSAVAGAVVGTAAGSFTHSSSGLIAGGLAGGVIGLAADSLVKAVNYTMITDVQISERVGKGAVHEQFNSNLQNGSASGTYQTSSKHSDYQRYRTRVVSNADKVNLTFAQARPALEQGLVKTLAGIF, encoded by the coding sequence ATGAACCAGAATAAAAAAATAATTTCTAACGTCTTATTAGCTGGAACGATTGCGGTGTTAACCGGTTGTGCTGCAACACAGACGGCATTGGAGCACCGCACCCTGGAAGTCAGCACGAAACAAAGTGAGACAGTCTTTCTCGATCCTGTTTCCAAGGCTAAAAAAACGATTTATGTATCCATCAAGAACACATCGGATGAATCAATTGATATAACCCCTCAATTAAAAACCGCATTAAGTAATCAAGGGTATCGAGTGGTAAGCCAGCCGAATCTTGCTCATTACCTTTTACAAGCTAACATTCTTAAAGTTGGAAAAATGAGTATCGCCGCAAGTCAATCTGCATTAGGTGGCGGTTATGGTTCGGCTGTTGCGGGTGCTGTTGTCGGTACAGCTGCGGGCAGTTTTACTCACTCAAGCTCAGGTTTGATTGCAGGAGGACTCGCGGGTGGTGTCATAGGTTTGGCTGCTGACTCTCTGGTCAAAGCAGTGAATTATACCATGATAACAGACGTGCAAATTTCTGAGAGGGTAGGAAAGGGTGCTGTTCATGAGCAATTTAATTCCAATCTTCAAAATGGCTCAGCTTCGGGTACTTACCAGACATCAAGCAAGCACAGTGATTATCAGCGTTACCGAACAAGGGTTGTATCCAATGCAGATAAGGTTAATTTAACTTTTGCTCAAGCTCGACCAGCATTAGAGCAAGGCTTGGTTAAAACATTAGCGGGTATTTTTTAG
- a CDS encoding type IV conjugative transfer system pilin TraA has product MKCSAALNDLSIKGYLYARQFLPFLMIGIALLCLMPDSCFAAENRLAGLKSEVGATFGADSDVPYFLLLAEGLAGAYAYIKTKNIAVLAGVPVLMVFTHWALK; this is encoded by the coding sequence GTGAAATGTAGTGCCGCACTAAATGATTTAAGTATTAAGGGGTATCTGTACGCTCGTCAATTCCTTCCCTTTTTAATGATAGGAATAGCGTTGCTTTGCCTGATGCCGGACAGCTGCTTTGCAGCTGAAAATAGACTGGCGGGATTAAAATCGGAGGTGGGGGCAACCTTTGGTGCTGATTCCGATGTGCCCTATTTCCTTCTTTTAGCCGAAGGGCTTGCAGGGGCTTACGCCTACATCAAAACTAAAAATATTGCAGTGCTCGCTGGTGTTCCGGTTCTGATGGTGTTCACTCACTGGGCGTTGAAATAA
- a CDS encoding carbon storage regulator, which translates to MLILSRKKGESIMISTDICITILKNLDGTVDVGISAPKSVPVNRLEVFNKNKTKGKKD; encoded by the coding sequence ATGCTTATTTTATCTAGGAAAAAAGGCGAAAGCATCATGATCAGTACGGATATATGTATCACCATTTTAAAAAATCTGGATGGTACGGTTGATGTTGGTATTTCTGCGCCAAAATCCGTACCTGTAAATCGTTTGGAAGTTTTTAATAAAAATAAAACTAAGGGAAAAAAGGATTAA
- a CDS encoding TraB/VirB10 family protein yields MLNKIKKWVVTKTQNANKLAKKEQLKHAAVLLLVGGVSYGFYCYSSAERKKPIAQVESHFDGVFDSKFNQGSDEALIEQQQHQIDSLKEIVTANEKKQQVRAALPAPDKDTKALVAAMQEQLARLEEENKKTNEQLQVALLSTRQASLVNVRPPTREEMQVNQKKRHQTERELLAKSGLETVQFNSRKRKNKEERTSKNYVWAGTFVEGVLLTGILGDAGINGSKNMGTALIRLTSGGIMPNNQHSHLEDCMALVSTYGDLSGSSVVLNLQTLSCAGKDINFEQKAYGSVFDLDAMQDLRGTSILKTKPLLGYSAAAGMLAGFGDGLKNLNTAQTFNPGAGTITTYGQASTLAQSAAGGALSNPANRISDYVMRIADIYHPLVVARAGRKVSVMFTKGFWIDKEHQVYESGKSINEGRAQNESRVTTTISRAYEGNHEHSDEERSLLKANGQEPMMQASRLENKLLSQQGQPTTPLFSTVQNEEPLHD; encoded by the coding sequence ATGTTAAACAAAATAAAAAAATGGGTGGTGACCAAGACCCAGAATGCCAATAAATTGGCTAAAAAAGAACAGCTAAAGCACGCTGCCGTTTTATTGCTGGTTGGCGGGGTATCGTATGGATTTTATTGCTACTCCTCAGCAGAACGTAAAAAGCCTATCGCACAAGTTGAGTCCCACTTTGATGGCGTGTTTGATAGTAAATTCAATCAAGGCAGTGACGAGGCCTTGATTGAACAGCAACAACATCAAATTGATTCCTTAAAAGAGATAGTGACGGCTAATGAAAAAAAACAGCAGGTTCGAGCCGCCTTACCTGCGCCTGATAAAGACACCAAGGCTTTAGTTGCCGCCATGCAGGAACAGCTTGCCCGTCTTGAGGAAGAAAATAAAAAAACCAACGAACAATTACAAGTTGCTCTTTTATCTACCCGTCAGGCAAGCCTTGTAAATGTAAGGCCACCCACTCGCGAGGAAATGCAAGTGAACCAAAAGAAAAGGCATCAAACCGAACGTGAATTACTTGCAAAATCTGGTCTTGAAACAGTGCAATTTAACAGTCGCAAAAGAAAAAACAAAGAAGAACGAACCTCTAAAAATTACGTTTGGGCAGGCACTTTTGTTGAAGGTGTGTTATTGACTGGAATCTTAGGTGATGCCGGAATCAATGGTTCTAAAAACATGGGAACTGCGTTAATTCGCCTGACCAGTGGTGGCATTATGCCTAATAATCAGCACTCCCATTTGGAAGATTGCATGGCTCTTGTTTCCACCTACGGAGATTTATCAGGAAGTTCGGTGGTTTTGAACCTTCAAACTCTGTCCTGTGCAGGCAAGGACATTAATTTTGAACAAAAAGCCTATGGCTCGGTATTTGATTTAGATGCCATGCAGGATTTACGAGGAACCTCCATTTTAAAAACAAAACCCTTGCTAGGCTATTCAGCCGCTGCGGGCATGCTGGCAGGTTTTGGTGATGGGTTAAAGAATTTAAATACCGCACAAACATTTAATCCAGGAGCGGGCACTATCACAACTTATGGACAAGCCTCAACTCTTGCCCAATCGGCTGCCGGTGGTGCGCTCAGTAATCCTGCGAATCGCATTTCAGATTACGTGATGCGTATTGCGGATATTTATCATCCCTTGGTGGTGGCGCGAGCGGGGCGCAAAGTGTCTGTGATGTTTACCAAGGGATTTTGGATTGACAAAGAGCATCAGGTCTATGAATCAGGCAAATCAATTAATGAAGGGCGTGCACAAAATGAGTCAAGGGTGACAACAACCATCAGTCGCGCTTATGAGGGAAATCACGAGCACAGCGATGAAGAGCGTTCTTTATTAAAGGCTAATGGACAAGAACCCATGATGCAAGCAAGCCGCTTGGAAAATAAGTTATTGAGTCAACAAGGACAGCCTACAACGCCCTTGTTTTCAACCGTACAAAATGAGGAGCCTTTACATGATTAA
- the traL gene encoding type IV conjugative transfer system protein TraL, producing MARSYQTFMLSDEPKIAGIPITTGLPIFLLTGIGLLTGLAYQLFMIGAALSVAMHVKYGGLPLRRLFAIVYWSLPHGLTSLLFRALPDSSNRLYIR from the coding sequence ATGGCACGCAGCTACCAAACCTTCATGCTCTCCGATGAGCCCAAAATAGCGGGAATTCCTATTACTACGGGTTTACCCATCTTTTTACTCACAGGAATTGGGCTTTTAACAGGCCTTGCTTATCAGTTGTTTATGATAGGCGCGGCCTTAAGTGTTGCGATGCATGTTAAGTATGGCGGTTTACCACTGCGGAGATTGTTTGCCATCGTCTATTGGTCGCTGCCCCATGGGTTAACATCCCTTTTATTTCGTGCGTTGCCTGATTCTTCCAACCGACTCTACATTAGGTGA
- a CDS encoding LexA family transcriptional regulator, whose amino-acid sequence MIHDTKKGKKALFLSSNLTYLLAQHALDIKNLSIETGVPPATLARLRRDGSNPTLSSIEPLLDFFRVDMDAFLYEDMTSPNYQNRKKMGDLVHISVYSLEDIASGRKNAKVLKFIGAAGITGENVFGISINSDALAPAFQSNSIVIIDANLKPVEGDYVLCCLGSGEEDAPVFRKIFIDGNDYYFKPVNPGFGDMKHYESYKILGVVIKSIESYR is encoded by the coding sequence ATGATACATGATACCAAAAAAGGAAAGAAAGCACTGTTTCTTAGTTCAAATTTAACTTATTTACTTGCACAACATGCTTTGGACATCAAAAATTTGTCTATAGAAACTGGTGTTCCTCCTGCAACATTAGCTAGATTACGAAGAGATGGTAGTAATCCAACTTTGTCATCTATTGAACCATTGCTCGATTTTTTTAGAGTCGACATGGATGCTTTTCTTTATGAAGACATGACCAGTCCAAATTATCAAAATAGAAAAAAAATGGGTGATTTAGTACATATCTCTGTTTACTCATTGGAAGACATAGCAAGTGGAAGAAAAAATGCGAAAGTATTAAAGTTTATTGGTGCAGCAGGGATAACTGGAGAAAATGTATTTGGTATTTCGATAAATAGTGATGCTCTAGCACCGGCATTTCAAAGTAACTCGATTGTAATTATTGATGCAAATCTTAAACCAGTCGAAGGCGATTATGTTCTTTGTTGCTTAGGTAGTGGCGAAGAAGATGCGCCTGTTTTTAGGAAGATATTTATAGATGGAAATGATTATTATTTTAAGCCGGTTAATCCTGGATTTGGAGACATGAAGCATTATGAGAGTTATAAAATTTTAGGCGTAGTTATAAAATCAATTGAATCATATAGGTAA
- a CDS encoding Rossmann-like and DUF2520 domain-containing protein has product MTLFVNIIGAGHLGKTIGHLLVKHQLVKIGSICNRSETSSINAIKFIGQGKYCPKISELPHADITFITTPDDLISVTCEELSKNKFIKKGSVVLHCSGSLTSDALISVKEQGCYVASVHPMRSFAKPELSVEQYSGTYCAVEGDKEALAYVVHSLFNSIGSITYEIDKIKKSSYHAAGVFASNYLVTLAQQALSCMKEAGVENEMAMHVITNIMRGTVSNLEKTLSPEQSLTGPIKRGDISTIMKHIESLTDKEQKHLYSTLGKATLHLTDHNTVKKNKIMSALAVRDEDLLDSSIPFFRSRL; this is encoded by the coding sequence ATGACATTATTTGTTAATATTATTGGTGCTGGTCACTTAGGAAAAACAATTGGGCATTTACTTGTTAAACACCAACTAGTAAAGATTGGATCTATTTGCAATAGATCTGAGACAAGCTCTATAAACGCAATTAAATTTATTGGTCAAGGTAAATATTGCCCAAAAATTAGCGAACTACCACATGCAGATATTACATTTATAACAACGCCAGATGATCTAATATCAGTCACTTGTGAAGAATTAAGTAAAAATAAATTTATAAAAAAAGGCAGCGTAGTTCTTCATTGCAGTGGTTCTCTTACTTCCGATGCATTAATTTCAGTTAAAGAACAAGGTTGTTATGTAGCAAGTGTTCACCCTATGAGAAGTTTTGCAAAGCCTGAATTAAGTGTTGAGCAATATAGTGGAACCTACTGTGCTGTAGAGGGGGATAAAGAAGCCCTTGCTTATGTTGTTCATTCTCTTTTTAATTCTATAGGTTCAATTACCTATGAAATAGATAAAATAAAAAAATCTTCATATCATGCGGCCGGTGTTTTTGCTTCAAATTATTTAGTTACTCTTGCACAACAAGCCCTTTCATGCATGAAAGAAGCTGGTGTTGAAAATGAAATGGCAATGCACGTTATTACAAATATCATGCGAGGAACTGTATCTAATCTTGAAAAAACCTTGTCACCAGAACAATCCTTAACAGGACCAATAAAACGAGGCGATATTTCAACAATCATGAAACATATAGAGTCTTTAACAGATAAAGAACAAAAACATTTATATTCTACCCTCGGTAAAGCGACGCTTCATTTAACTGATCATAACACAGTAAAAAAAAATAAAATTATGAGTGCGCTTGCTGTTAGGGACGAAGATTTATTAGATAGCTCCATACCCTTTTTTAGAAGTCGTCTTTAA